In a genomic window of Lycium ferocissimum isolate CSIRO_LF1 chromosome 9, AGI_CSIRO_Lferr_CH_V1, whole genome shotgun sequence:
- the LOC132031690 gene encoding uncharacterized protein LOC132031690, translating to MIWHKKNPFKVSFFLWRLLKHKVAVDLNLGKFGINIPSMCSCCISHKEESEEHLFFDSMIGNNNWKYFNQVFGISSGPANLRHLMITWWLTKGKNDIQKIALQILPGIIVWQVWKARCKSRFENVKMHHNRIIPQICQQLIIIIHKQIPRIPPLLDWEVFQKVMEFAKE from the coding sequence ATGATATGGCACAAGAAAAATCCCTTTAAAGTTTCATTCTTTCTCTGGAGGTTGCTGAAACACAAAGTAGCTGTTGACCTTAACTTGGGGAAATTTGGCATCAACATCCCTTCTATGTGTTCTTGTTGCATCAGTCATAAAGAGGAATCTGAGGAGCACCTATTCTTTGATAGTATGATCGGCAACAATAACTGGAAGTATTTCAATCAAGTGTTTGGCATCAGTAGTGGTCCGGCTAATCTAAGACATCTTATGATCACTTGGTGGCTGACAAAAGGTAAAAATGACATTCAAAAAATAGCTCTTCAAATTCTTCCTGGAATTATTGTATGGCAGGTATGGAAAGCAAGATGTAAGAGCAGATTTGAGAATGTAAAAATGCATCATAACAGGATTATCCCTCAAATTTGTCAacaacttattatcattatccacaAGCAAATTCCCAGGATCCCTCCTTTGCTTGATTGGGAAGTTTTTCAAAAAGTGATGGAGTTTGCTAAGGAGTAA
- the LOC132031691 gene encoding uncharacterized protein At4g15970-like — translation IELKNHYQICVYFQEKKKKQKSQLDKVLEKAAMRDKTVIITALNAAWTEPNSIFDIFLKSFRVGNQTKPLLKHVLVAALDQTAYTRCLEKQLHYYALTTKGVDFSGEALYMSEDYFKITWRKIYFQRIVLEMGYNFIFTDADILWFRQLFVHFYPDADFQISCDHYSYDYMNLNNSPNSGFHYVKSNQRTIKFYKFWYNAREAHPGKHDQDVLNMIKLNPFIKDVGLKIRFLDTALFGGFCEPSKDLNFVCTMHANCCIGIDNKMHDLTMALDDWEKYMALPGDERMSKPQTWTVPRISG, via the exons attgaattaaaaaatcACTACCAGATTTGTGTATATTTtcaggagaagaagaagaagcaaaaaagcCAGTTAGATAAAGTGTTAGAGAAAGCAGCAATGAGAGACAAAACAGTGATAATAACAGCTCTAAATGCAGCATGGACAGAGCCAAACTCCATATttgatattttcttgaaaagctTTAGAGTTGGAAACCAAACAAAACCACTTTTGAAACATGTATTAGTTGCAGCTTTGGACCAAACTGCATATACTCGTTGTTTGGAGAAACAACTTCATTACTATGCACTCACTACAAAAGGTGTTGATTTCTCTGGTGAGGCTCTTTACATGAGTGAGGATTATTTCAAGATTACGTGGAGGAAAATTTATTTTCAGCGTATTGTCCTTGAGATGGGATATAACTTCATTTTCACG GATGCTGATATATTGTGGTTTCGACAACTTTTTGTACATTTTTATCCGGACGCCGATTTCCAAATTTCATGTGACCATTACTCGTACGACTATATGAACTTGAACAATTCACCAAATTCCGGTTTTCACtatgtcaaatcaaatcaaCGAACCatcaaattttacaaattttggTACAATGCAAGAGAGGCTCATCCAGGAAAACACGATCAAGATGTACTCAACATGATTAAACTCAATCCATTTATTAAAGATGTTGgattgaaaataaggtttttgGACACAGCTCTATTTGGGGGATTTTGTGAGCCTAGCAAAGATCTCAATTTTGTTTGTACAATGCATGCGAATTGTTGTATAGGAATTGACAATAAAATGCATGACTTAACAATGGCGCTTGATGATTGGGAAAAGTATATGGCTTTACCTGGTGATGAAAGGATGTCAAAGCCACAAACTTGGACTGTCCCAAGAATCAGTGGTTAA